From the genome of Nicotiana sylvestris chromosome 1, ASM39365v2, whole genome shotgun sequence:
acagtcgattgagagctcttcaatcaaccacaataataacgtagttgaacaaatagagaaaatactacaacaaatctatattaacgtaataggaaaatctatattaacgtaatagggtcatcacttatttttaaaatgaattctgcgttccaaggccttaaaaacctctttctggctcacctcaatttgcatgcacagtccgggcgcgtagccgaaaagcctaaatgtgaaaatgataaatttttactataaaatgaattaaattgacttcggtcaatgttttgggtaaacggactcggacctataatttgacggtcccggaaggtccgtagggaaatatggaacttgggcgtgtacccgaaattgaattccgaggccccaagcccgagaaatgaatttttaaagaaaattattttttgaaattatttataaggtttggaaatgaattttgattaaaacttgatagtatcgggcctgtattttggtttcggcatccggttcaggttcaatatgatttatatgtgttgtcagtaaagtttggtaagaaacggagttcatttgacgtgattcggaccttaaatgcaaaatttgatgtttaaagaagttttgagaaattttattgattttgaggtttaattcgatgttcatgatgttattttggtgatttgattacacgaataagttcgtaggatgtttttgagattgtgtgtatgtttggtttggagccccgagggcttgggtgagttttggataggccacgaggtgTATTTTGGAGttagaaaaattgcagattttcagatgtgcatagcaggcctgcaggcttcgcatttacgaagcctggctcgcaaatgcgagtggcTTGTCGCAATTGTGAAGGAATCCCAGGCCAGCtccatctcgcaaatgcgaggaaatCCAACGCAAATGCGATGCCCCTTCTCCCAGCctgtagtcgcaaatgcgacgcccctttcgcaattcccaactcgcaaatgTGAGAGTCTTTTCGCAATTCCCAACGTatcagaggtcggggttcgcaattacgaaccccTATTCGTATTTcccacatctgcaacctgcaacttttatacttagacgaatttttaacccattttcacatcttttcaaaacacaaactccctaggacgatttttcaagaacaactcttcttccaaatcggtTGTAAGTtgattttaactcatttccttcaatcattaacatcttttaacatgatttcaactcaaaatcaatgattttcatgggggaaattgggtgttttgggtagaacctagtttttttcaaaaaattgaggatttggacctcgatttgaggtccgatttcaaaataaattatatatttgggtttgtgggggaatgggtaatcgagttttggttcgaacctcgggttttgaccatatgggcccgggggcgatttttgactttttgggtaaaactttgggataTTCATTTTCATACATtcgaattgattcatttaacatttattaatgtaattaagtaacttgtgactagatacgagcgaattggtggtggaaccaaggggtaaaactataattgaaacgtgaattgtgttcgtggcatcgaggtaagtgtttggtctaaccttagcttgagggattaggagtcgagtcctattttctatgtggtaattgttgagtacgacgtataggcatggtgtcgagtatctatacattggtgtctagcatgcccgtgagtctttatattgtgattatcatgacttcgttgtattttgtttcatgccttggtgatggtttctatgtgttgtgtaaagtttgtggaaggaattgtgacatATGAACATCGAGGAGCGttgactcaagttgtataacgaattgtaaaggtataagtgataattgaacctttagagcattggctcgagttgtgaagtgaattgtgaagtaaaagtgagaaagagaagagatctttATGTTACCTCCCTTGCTGGGACATTGTTTCTTTATCtgtatctcccttgccgggatgttgatgttgttCCCTCGTCGGGACttaattgttgaattgttgttcccttgtcgggactcttattgtaatttcatttatccctttccctattgtttgtgattgttgtttgggtgaggaagagagttaaagcacgaagggtgatgccgtgtattatttttgtgaggaaagagtgtaaagtacgaagggtgatgccgtgtatgatttgtgaggaaagagtgtaaagcacgaagggtgatgccgtgccgcacgatgtaccattccgtgccgattatattggttatatggtgaggaaagagagtaaaagcacgaaggtgatgccgtgcgcatttcttattatatgattgctttggtgaggataaagtaaaagcacgaagggtgatgccgtgcatttattgaATTCTGGTCtttttgttgatatccgagataTATTGCTTCTTTCAtttacctgttgtctttctattcagAATTGATATCTCCTCGCAGCATGCTCCcccccatacttgactgtatatttctgtatttcttttccgttgtatatatttgaactgcataggtttatttggtagtctggtcctagcctcatcactacttcgccgaggttaggctaggcacttaccagcacatgaggtcagttgtgctgatactacactctgcactatgtgcagatcccgggcCAGCTCTTTTACTGTAGTtcggaggctaccttcagtccacgcggagatccaaggtagacctgcaggcgtccacaggccctggcgtctccctctatcccttatcccctgtttcattttccttaattcagaaacagtgtattgatattttcttcagactttgtatgtagtaaatcttagaccgtctgtgacactgtgtcACCAATGATGGGTGATTAAGGTTTAAGCAGTTGTAATGGAcacagatttcagatattttattattttcttctgcTTAAATTTAAATTTCCGTTGTTTATACGTTATCGCTTCATGTTTGTTAAAgagaaataaaattttaaaaaggtAATTGTTGATaactggcttgcctagctcccattagtagacgcaatcacgactcccgagggtaggaaatccgggtcgtgacaaataggTTCCATAAAAAATCCTAAATAACAAATtaactattcataatagtatgcataactacaatactagaattcataaccaataatggaaataggaagaaggaagtgaaaaatccgtagaagaattctccgctttgctcctagtgtgttcttgccttcTTAGGTCGAATCCCCTCGTCTAATGTCCGTCCCTTTCTGTCCAATCCCCCTCAAAAGTGGCATTTTTAGGTCTATTTATATATATAGGAAAAGACCTAAATGTGTAGGTCAAATCCTAGTCAAACCGGGAGATGAACTAAGTCTTCAAAACTCGAATTGGATCTCGCCCCAGGCCTGGCATCACTAGGCATAACGCTTGGTGGACCTAGCCCCAGGCCTGGCGTCGCCAAGCATAACGCTTGGTTAAGCTTGGCCTCTGCCTTGCCTCGCCAAGTTCAAGCCTAGTGTCGCCAGGGATATCGCCAGCTTCAAACCTGGCGTTGCTGCCAGGTTCTCTCATTCACTGCTCCCGCGCACGCTTTCGACTTATAAGTGTCATTTTTTCTCTACTTTCATCTCCAATTCACCTACACACAAAATAAACTTTATTACGCTCAAATAAAGTGTAATTTATCATTAAAGCTTATAAAATGCAAGACAAATAATGTACGAAACTATGAAATTATAGCCACACATCATATATATTATATCTTAGGCTATTATTAACAATCTAAAAGTAAGAGCAAAAACGTAAGTTTGTGTAATACTATCAGGTGAACACAACAAAAtgaaatcactattatttttgaTGTCTAGAGAATTATAAccttataaaatattttaaaagtatattGAAATTAAAGTCTAAGTTAGAAGTTACTTCCTTATCTCAATTTGTAATTACTCTTCATTTTTCGATTCTTTTAAGATAATATTTGTAATTTCTAATAAACAAATAAATTCCTCCTAAGTCATAATCACTCACTCATTGAGAAAATCAAAATGTTACTCATTGTTCAAGCGCCATTGTAAtagataaaaaatttaaaaagtgtAGTCCAAGCTAAAAAATACTCCTTTATCTCAAATTCGATCCAATTACTCGTATATAGAGGTGGACCTAGGATTTGAAAGTGGCGAGTACCACTATCGAATAAAAATTTGAGTAAATGCTGAAGTAAAAATCGAACCCAGACAGCGCACTAAAAGTCAAGTAATGTCCCAAATCAACCAATGCAGTTGCCTAAACTTAGAGTCTTAGGGTGCAATCAAAATATATGCATATTATTTAAGATATATACTCATATATACATATATCTTTCTGAAATTATCAGGGGCTGGTGACCCTCTACCCTAAGGTAGAACCGCCTTTGCTCGTATATATTGAGAAAATCAAAAGatcatttattttaatttatatgaCGATACATTTGTATAGACACAAAatgtaagaaaaaaataaaaatatctcAAACTTGtaattatatatatatcatattgtGTGTATGTAACACTTTTGAAATTTTTGATTTTGAATTTGCAATAGTAATATTTATATGTTATAAAAGTTAAATTAAAGGGATTTTTTTATTCTTATACACTATTTGAAATTTTATTACCCTAAATGTTCATGTTTAGTAAATTACCCTACCtacacaagttttgtttacaaaatatatacattccaccttaaaaggctctcaATACATTATTAGTGTCTTCTATTAAGGGATTTAGTCCCACCTTAAATCACTTCTAGAATTATTCCACATGTCCACTGTTATCCACGAAAGGTTTCTTGAGTTTTGAtcagtatatttttttttttttggaattaatttctGAGGAACTCCAGCCACCAGAAGAATTAGACTTTCAAATTTGCTCTTTCCTTTCTTTGCTTTATCGTAGAAAGAAACTACTCTATAGACAATTTTGGAGTAGTGTGTTTTCTATTAATAATCAtattaattttcttttgtttatcaaAGAAAAAGCTTTTCTTACTGAATTTGGAGTTACTGAATTGGCTATGTCAAAATTTACTCTCAAGTCATTTTGCCTCATAAATTGATTTTGGTCATAATTGTTTAGATCACTGGATACTCATTTAAAATTTGCATACTGCatatattttcctctttttttgatAATAATCAACATTTTTTGGTATAACGTTACAAGCTCGGATGTTCAGTCTTTTTACTGTATATCTCTACCACTAGAAACGAAGAAGCCAATGAATGAAAGGATGTCAGCAATTAAAGGCTCCCCAGTCAGACCCCTGTTCCAAAATGTTAATAATCCAACTCTGAACATGATTGTATGATTTTAAGGTAGTAGAACTATCTTCACTAACAAAATAATCTCTTAGCTATGATTTTGCATTTGAAAAAATTTCAGTATATGGATTAAGATTTCAAGTTAAAGAAGAGAAGATAATTAAATGACAAAAGAACCCTAAAAGTGAATAAAGCTGCATAGAAACGAACTAATTCGACCACCCAAAAAAAAACCCATGATAAACTTGCACAATAAGCAAAATCCTCTGACAACTTGCACACTAGTAGTTTTAATACTTGAAACAACAGAAGCAAAGACTTATATTACATGTACTCGATTTTGAGTTTTGCAGATTGGCTGTGGCTTACAGGGTTACATTCAACTATCCACTTAAacacaaattttatacaaaatttatacaatatgtcttttatatattttgtatctgatttatacatggTAAAAATAactttcatacaactaattatatattatataatttatctacaactttcacacattatttctaccccAGTTAAATACAGTtgcaataacatacaacttaaatacaaattttatacaatatgtcttttgtatattttgtatttgatttacgcatagtaaaaataaatttcatacaactaatcaTATATTAaataacttatctacaattttcatatattatttctactcagttatatacaactataatatcatacaacttaaatataatttttatacaatgttgttcaactttcatataatagttaaataaataaaagaaatatatataaacaatagaatacaaattttctataatttttctataattttcctacaatttcgtaaatataatgtatatcatgtcttcttcttcttcttcttcttcttcttcttcttcttcttcttcttcttcttctttcaatctgaaattcagccaaaatcaagtctaatcttcaccaaaacccctcaaaattgagatataaactccaaaccgcattcccaattgtttgcaacaatacacaatccaaacaaataatgatttttgaaaacccaaattcgaattcaaagttttaaagctttttaatggctatcaatggtggaattgctgctctcttttcctttgctttacattactgaaattagggattgagagatagagagagacgtagagagaattcccaattctttgcaacaacatccaattcaaacaaataatttttttgaaaattcaaattcgaattcaaagcttcaaagctttttaatggttgtcaatggtgtaATCGTGAGTGGGTGCAAGATACGTGGGGAGGGGAGGGGATGTGAAGAGAGGAACGTGAGGGAGTGGAATATATGTTATAGtaattttaggacactaattattatcattaattcccttaaaatatacataaatagtaattgagaatataaaatataattatagtaaAATTTGAATAGAGAaagtaatatagtttcatataacgtataagaatgtaaaaattactaaattaaaatgTCATTTGAGCACTAATGTTAAGAGCGAGTGGGGATGTATATGTGAATGTGAATGTAAATAAGGGAAGTGCTAGGTAAACAACGATGACCTTACCTTATTTTGTCTTCTACACTTTGCTCCTATTTGTTGGCGGCCATCTTTGGAGCAAAATTGCTAACTAGTTCCTTCCTCTGCTACACATCTGACCACTGACCGCTCCCCTTCTCTTTCCTACTACGAAAAATAGACCCTTTTTCAATTACTCAGTTTTTTCTCTTAAATATAAACCACAAAATACACCTGGGGTTTCTCCATTCTTCTACACAAGTACAAAGATGTGTGCTTTTTTCCTCAGAAATGGTTCTAAAACCCTCCACCATCTCTGTAAAAACCCTTCCGTTGAACCTTTGAATTTCAAGAATCATATTGTTCATCACCAACTTCAACATTCTAAAGTCTATTCAAGATTACCTCAATCTTTTTACAGGAAAAATAAGGAACTTGTTGATTTGTCAAATCCTAGTTTTCTGGCTTTCTTTTCAGGGGTTTCAGCCTCTGCTTCAAAAGTTGGGTTCGTGGGTTGGTACTTAGAAAAGCTTAACTCTCGGCCCATTCTCACCAAGAGTATTACTTGTGGCCTTATTCTCACTGCCGCTGATTTATCTTCACAGGTACTTTATTCTCAGCAAAGATTCTTTTTATTTCACTGGAAATTTCTTACTTTGACTATTTGTCCTGGTTTTGGCATAATACTTCTGTTCTtgtttactatatatatataggttttaAGATTCTTTGGAAGTAACTTAGTTGGAAAATTCATTATAGTTGAAAAATTCACTATTAGGATTAAGAATCATGTATGTTGTATGAATACATTCTTTGTCATGCCAAAAGCACCCAAATtcgtccaattgttgtggtttaGTGATAAAGGGGTTACTATTGCAGAGGTTATGAAATAGTTGTTGCATAGAatttgtgtattctttctttttaacttcttaatCAAACGAGAAAAATGATCTTGACCTCTTTCCTTTCCTCCCTCGGGTACTTTTTTCACTTTAATTAAGCACAGAGCTGAGATAGGGCAAACCGTCGTTCAACCAGAAAAAATAGCTAGGTTATGCTAAGTTCCCGATAGAGTTACTCTTAGTATTAGGTGTAGGATAAGTGATCTTAAACCTATGAGTAAGGACTTATCCCAGCAGCTCTTAGATGTCTCTTCTGCTTCTCAAATTtaattcatttctttcatttatagAATAGTGCGCTGTAGCAGCTACGGTCTATGTCTATCCATACTGAGCATACCTTTATTGAATCTTTCACCTATAAAGTTCAGAACTAACTTGCAATTGCTTCCTAGTATTTTTCGGTTTCTTTACATTCCGAACTGTTATAGTCTCACGCAAATCCACTCTACCTAACGTATGCACTATTCAAAGTCAGTTGTGGcttctgattcatcttcatcTAGAAGTTCGAACTATAGGACATACACTATTCTTCCTGTTTGTGACCCGTCTCCACTGTGGATCCAAGTGATAAAGGCATCTATAAGAATAGGACTTCTTGAATAAATTCATGAGGTCCAACTGCAGCATGGGCTATCATAGAGGAGTCGACTTAGGAAATGACTTAACTTAAATGTCAGATGTCACACTGCGAGATGAGGATGTGACTTGTCTGGTCTTGCAGTGTGCTCATCTTGTTACTAAAATGAAACCCCAACTTGACTCGTGATGAAGACTCCTTCGACTCGCTCGGCCAATGTGAACGTTAATATTAGAAAAAGATGCCTTAAAACATGTTATTGAATTGAGTTAGAGGTCCCTTTCTTTCCTACTACTTGACCTAGAAGTTTATAGATTCTTACGCCTGGGATTCCCCAAGTAACCAAACCAAAACCTTGTCATTTCACACAGAAAACGGTTTGTGTAGTGTTTGACACAGAAGAACTATCAGAGTACATAATTGAGCTTTTTGCCATTATGTCTTTCTGTCCAGCATCACTGGAAACCGCTCTTATGCATCTTGGTCAGTGGTGGACAAGAAAACCCGCCTAAAATTGGAGATTCTATTTTCCTTAGTGTGAAGGAGCATGGGCTTCTAATCTGCTTCATCTCCTTGCTGATTAGCTATCTTCTAGGAGTAGCTGGAATAAGTACATTAAGCACAAAACCAGCTAGTTTCCCTTCTAGGCGTAGTTGTTGTATCATGTATGGTGTAGTACTAGTACCTATAAATCTCACTTGTCCAAAAAAGAACCGGTAAATCTTGTTTAACAACACGGCAAAATATCAAAATCTGTTAGTTCTCTGTCATTTTGCTCgacatataaatatttaatttgcaGCTCACCTGTCTTGTGCATCATCTGCTCCCCTTTTAGTTTCTCTCTCTATTCTGGTTCACCCGTGGAATAAATCCTTACACGTTCCTAATCGTTTTCCCCGTGTTCTTTGCACTCTCTATTCTGCAGACAATTGCTGGGTCATTGTTGACGCAGTATGATCTCGCGCGAACATTGAGGATGGCTGGTTATGGAGCACTAATTGTTGGACCTTCACTTCATTTCTGGTTCAATTTTCTGTCAAGGTGCTTTCCGAAGCGTGACGTCATCACAACATTTAAGAAAATAGCTTTGGGACAGACAGTCTATGGCCCTGCAATTAACTCTATTTTCTTCTCCATGAATGCTGCAGCACAAGGTACAAATGAGTCCTGCTTTTAGATGTTCTGCGTTGCTTTAGTTAAAATATTTAATCAAAGGGTGTACCTTACTGTCATCAACTAAATAAAGTATCAATGGAGTGCTCTAGACATTTGGCAATTTATCACACTCTTGAACCCTCAAAATGAAAGATAAAACTTGTACCAAACTTGTGTGAGAGTGTCGGAGAGGAGGGCGTAGGTTTAGTGACATGAGAGAAACCAACTGCTAACATCTGGGTTTGAGAGATAGTGTACCAAACTCTGTATCACAATTATCTCAGAGGTCATGGACCAAAAGAAGCTACTACGAAAAccagaaaaagaaatttaaaattaACTAGGAAGATCTGTTTGTTAAAATTGATACAGCATAAGATCTCAGACAGTTCATTGGCAAGCCTTCTTATGCTTCTTTCCCTATTTCCCTTTTTTATTCTTATTTGTCCGTCAATTTTTATAGGCAAATGGCGATCCATCATTCATGGTGATTTGGAATTTGAATGTGTTGTCAGTTTTCTTTATTTGCTGAATGGATATGAACGATCTAGCAATAATTGTCACCATCTATTTGAACTCTTtgacttttcctttttttttcctgaaTTACATTGGGCATAGACTTCGAATGTTTTTGTCACTAATTCTAATTATTATTGGATGCTACACCAGGTGAAAGTAGTTCAGAGATTGTTGCCAGACTCAAGCGCGACTTGGTTCCCACTGTTGTCAATGGTCTTATGTACTGGCCAATATGTGATTTCATTACATTCAAATTTGTCCCCGTTCATTTACAGGTATGCTCAAGGTCTCATCATgtcttttttctttcattaggTTCAAATCCCTCAACTCCCAATTTGAAGAAAATGTTCTTTTTTTACCTTCATTTTCAGCAGAGGGCTATGTCTCTATCCTTCtctataaataatatatatagtatatatatatatatatatatatatatgtgtgtgtgtgtgtgtgtgtgtgtgtctttgAGAAGGCAACTAACGAGATGTTATTACTACATTGACAGCCGCTTGTAAGCAACACATTTTCGTACGTATGGAATGTGTACCTAACGTACATGGCAAGCCAAGAGAAAGTCTCTACGACGTGATCCTGTATAAGCAGCTGTATCATCTCTTCTCTGCTAACAATTCAGATATTCTTCTTGCTTACAAATTGGCTGGAGGCATACCGTTGGAGTGATTTTCATTCCGTTGACACGTTAGTGTGGTGGAGCAGAACTTCAGCAGAGGCTGTAGAATGTGTTATTTAATAGTTACTTCGTCCATCATGATTCTTTGTGTAAAATTCA
Proteins encoded in this window:
- the LOC104210732 gene encoding uncharacterized protein, which translates into the protein MCAFFLRNGSKTLHHLCKNPSVEPLNFKNHIVHHQLQHSKVYSRLPQSFYRKNKELVDLSNPSFLAFFSGVSASASKVGFVGWYLEKLNSRPILTKSITCGLILTAADLSSQTIAGSLLTQYDLARTLRMAGYGALIVGPSLHFWFNFLSRCFPKRDVITTFKKIALGQTVYGPAINSIFFSMNAAAQGESSSEIVARLKRDLVPTVVNGLMYWPICDFITFKFVPVHLQPLVSNTFSYVWNVYLTYMASQEKVSTT